In Malus sylvestris chromosome 15, drMalSylv7.2, whole genome shotgun sequence, a single genomic region encodes these proteins:
- the LOC126603139 gene encoding wall-associated receptor kinase-like 20 yields the protein MVVVPALSIFILLLLLFNHGYITTAFAADSPACKPTCGSLQLRYPFGTGPGCGSPIFQPYITCAFINNQQQLLLLTTHTGSYPITSISYASQTLILTPPSMSNCTSMQPSSSNFGLDWASPFQLGPSTFILLSCQPPTSSLTLKPSGIPVCDPSYSYLCASIYTCPSVVGLGLPLFPPTNTCCVYSPGNLDAKGELDLNGLKCASFTSVVSLGDYPTDPVRWEYGVALKYSHGGLDSGIVDTKCKSCEMSDGVCGYRVDDHDQFLCVCKNGYNTSSDCHNNYTPDSELLWGSGACDNHLPVNIWKMWSALVAGLMIIMLEREMAFTWKCFF from the exons ATGGTTGTTGTACCAGCTCTTTCAATattcatcctcctcctcctcctcttcaacCACGGCTACATCACCACAGCCTTCGCCGCAGACTCGCCTGCTTGCAAGCCCACATGTGGATCCCTGCAACTGAGATACCCATTTGGCACAGGCCCTGGCTGTGGCTCACCAATTTTCCAACCCTACATAACCTGCGCATTTATCAATAATCAGCAGCAGCTCCTCCTCCTCACCACCCACACAGGCTCATACCCTATCACTTCCATTTCCTATGCCTCCCAAACCCTAATCCTAACCCCACCCTCCATGTCCAACTGCACCTCCATGCAACCCTCTTCCTCCAACTTCGGCCTTGACTGGGCCTCCCCATTTCAGCTCGGCCCATCAACTTTCATCCTCTTGTCCTGCCAGCCCCCCACCTCTTCCCTCACCCTCAAACCCTCCGGCATCCCCGTCTGTGATCCCTCCTACTCTTACCTTTGTGCTTCTATCTATACGTGTCCATCCGTCGTAGGTCTTGGCCTCCCCTTGTTCCCCCCAACAAACACATGCTGTGTGTATTCACCAGGGAATCTTGATGCTAAGGGTGAGTTGGACCTCAACGGGTTAAAGTGTGCCTCATTTACATCCGTGGTGTCTCTCGGAGACTACCCGACGGACCCTGTGCGGTGGGAGTATGGGGTGGCGTTGAAGTACAGTCACGGTGGTTTGGACAGTGGCATTGTGGATACAAAGTGCAAGAGCTGTGAGATGAGTGATGGGGTTTGTGGGTATAGGGTTGATGATCATGATCAGTTTCTTTGTGTGTGTAAGAATGGTTACAACACCTCATCAGATTGCCATAATAATTACACTCCGGATTCGGAACTGCTTTGGGGCTCCGGCGCCTGTGATAATCATTTACCAGTTAATATTT GGAAAATGTGGTCTGCGCTTGTGGCTGGCTTGATGATCATAATGCTTGAGAGAGAGATGGCTTTTACTTGGAAATGCTTCTTTTGA